In Solanum lycopersicum chromosome 5, SLM_r2.1, the following are encoded in one genomic region:
- the LOC138348915 gene encoding uncharacterized protein, with the protein MAAPLNLEESPSSTKPPRFNRHFYSWWKVRMHDFLMDEDSEIWDIVLDGSFIPMIEEKDGERTRLAPKPRQKYDKADRKRIQACESAKEIWDCLKTTHEGTEQVKESKIDMFTSLYENFKMKEGETIHEMFTKLSSITNELRSIGEPISMSKQVRKVFRILPKSWESKVDSISEAKDIKVLTMDALIGNLKTHEMNRNHDLSKKEFKKDKSLMLKYKSDENKGFRRGTNGSRNATQNDTCYKCVKAGHFIRECPVLKTESREYQKPRSDKEKRRDLVLDKNDRKATADYVVKKALAAWGDSSKNEEEDDKVTLLDMKHDLNNYSLEKLRTLANVMIDSVFELTSERDIMNAELDSLTENKVKLEEKMSKMVSLESDNTELKKQLNQIMKKLKS; encoded by the exons ATGGCTGCTCCACTTAATCTAGAAGAAAGTCCGTCTTCAACAAAACCTCCTCGTTTTAATAGACATTTctacagttggtggaaagttagaatgcatgATTTCCTCATGGATGAAGATAGTGAGATATGGGATATTGTACTAGATGGATCGTTTATCCCGATGATAGAAGAAAAGGATGGAGAGAGAACCAGGCTTGCTCCAAAGCCTagacaaaaatatgataaagCTGATAGAAAAAGGATACAAG CTTGTGAGTCTGCTAAAGAAATCTGGGATTGTTTAAAAACAACTcatgaaggaactgaacaagtcaaagaatcaAAGATTGATATGTTCACCTCTTTGTATGAAAACTTCAAgatgaaggaaggagaaaccATTCATGAGATGTTCACAAAATTGTCCTCTATTACCAATGAGCTGCGAAGTATTGGGGAACCTATCAGTATGAGCAAGCAAGTTAGGAAAGTGTTTCGAATTCTTCCAAAGTCCTGGGAAAGCAAGGTTGATTCCATTTCTGAAGCTAAAGATATAAAGGTGCTGACAATGGATGCTCTCATTGGAAATCTGAAAACTCATGAGATGAATCGAAATCATGATTTGTCAAAGAAGGAATTCAAAAAGGATAAGTCCTTGATGCTGAAATACAAATCTGATGAA aACAAAGGTTTTAGAAGAGGAACGAATGGTTCTCGAAATGCTACTCAAAATGATACCTGCTACAAGTGTGTAAAAGCTGGGCACTTTATTAGAGAGTGTCCTGTACTCAAAACTGAAAGCAGGGAATATCAAAAACCAAGAAGTGACAAAGAGAagagaagggacctggtactcgATAAAAATGATCGCAAAGCTACTGCTGACTATGTGGTCAAAAAggctcttgctgcatggggAGACTCTTCAA aaaatgaagaagaggatgACAAGGTAACTCTTCTTGATATGAAACATGATCTGAATAATTATTCTCTTGAAAAATTGAGAACATTAGCAAATGTTATGATTGATTCAGTATTTGAGTTAACCTCTGAAAGAGACATTATGAATGCTGAACTTGACAGTTTAACTGAAAACAAGGTTAAACTGGAGgagaaaatgtcaaaaatggTGTCTCTAGAGTCTGATAACACTGAACTTAAAAAACAGTTGAATCAGATAatgaagaagctgaaaagctAA